A genomic region of Leptolyngbya sp. NIES-2104 contains the following coding sequences:
- the rfbB gene encoding dTDP-glucose 4,6-dehydratase has translation MTHSKRLLVTGGAGFIGTNFVQYWCGKYPDDRIVVLDALTYAGIRGNLASLEKRENFRFVHGNICDRALVDSLLAAEQIDTIVHFAAESHVDRSISSPAAFVQTNVIGTFTLLEAFRHHAETCSTAKFLHVSTDEVYGSLSANEPAFTEQTPYAPNSPYSASKASSDHFVRAFFKTYGIPALITHSSNNYGAYQFPEKLIPLMCINMLTGKPLPIYGDGLNIRDWLYVEDHCRALDAVIQRGQIGETYNIGGGNEITNLELVNVLCELVNELAAALPVRPCQKLITSVPDRPGHDRRYAIDITKIKTELNWEPIEQIETGLRKTVLWYLTHQDWWRSLRCD, from the coding sequence ATGACACATTCAAAACGGTTGCTCGTGACAGGTGGCGCGGGATTTATTGGCACGAATTTTGTTCAGTACTGGTGTGGAAAGTACCCAGACGATCGCATTGTCGTTTTAGATGCGCTTACGTATGCGGGAATTCGAGGGAATTTAGCTTCATTAGAAAAACGAGAGAACTTTCGATTTGTGCATGGGAATATTTGCGATCGCGCTTTGGTCGATTCGCTGTTAGCAGCCGAGCAGATTGATACGATCGTGCATTTTGCAGCAGAATCACATGTCGATCGATCGATTTCTAGTCCTGCTGCTTTTGTGCAAACCAATGTCATCGGCACGTTTACCTTACTTGAAGCCTTTCGCCACCATGCAGAAACATGCTCTACAGCAAAATTTCTCCATGTTTCAACCGATGAAGTTTATGGTAGTTTAAGCGCGAACGAGCCAGCTTTTACAGAACAAACTCCATACGCCCCGAATAGTCCTTACTCTGCATCCAAAGCAAGTAGTGATCACTTTGTTCGCGCATTTTTCAAAACTTATGGTATTCCAGCTTTGATCACACATAGTTCTAATAACTATGGAGCTTATCAGTTTCCTGAAAAATTGATTCCGTTGATGTGTATCAATATGCTGACGGGGAAGCCTTTACCGATTTATGGTGATGGGTTAAATATTCGCGATTGGCTCTATGTTGAAGATCATTGTCGTGCTTTAGATGCTGTGATTCAACGCGGTCAAATCGGAGAAACTTACAACATTGGGGGCGGGAATGAAATTACGAATCTTGAGTTAGTCAACGTGCTATGTGAGTTGGTGAATGAACTTGCAGCGGCATTACCTGTGCGTCCTTGTCAGAAATTGATTACCTCTGTGCCGGATCGACCCGGACACGATCGACGATATGCGATCGACATCACCAAAATCAAAACCGAATTGAACTGGGAGCCGATCGAGCAAATCGAAACCGGATTACGAAAAACGGTTTTGTGGTATCTCACGCATCAAGATTGGTGGCGATCGCTGCGTTGTGATTGA
- a CDS encoding single-stranded DNA-binding protein, whose protein sequence is MNDDTLKELLIVLKVLAGSNPPNWQRPLKNYKEFDWSKIGATPISQDEHGVTKVVWCGHVYTRRSGENRKFGAAIWFSRANGKGEGDETNYLKLITFKDSADAESLPDYVVRSLR, encoded by the coding sequence ATGAACGATGACACCCTGAAAGAGTTGCTGATTGTCCTTAAAGTGCTAGCAGGCAGCAATCCCCCGAACTGGCAGCGCCCCTTAAAAAACTACAAGGAATTCGACTGGTCAAAGATTGGGGCAACTCCGATTAGTCAGGATGAACATGGCGTGACTAAAGTGGTTTGGTGTGGTCATGTTTACACTCGTCGGAGCGGGGAGAATCGCAAGTTTGGAGCGGCGATCTGGTTCTCGCGGGCGAATGGCAAAGGTGAAGGAGATGAAACGAATTATCTCAAGTTAATCACCTTCAAAGATTCGGCTGATGCGGAATCACTACCAGATTATGTGGTGCGAAGTTTGCGTTAG